The DNA segment GCTTGATGGAAGCGGATATCCGAGGGGATTGAAAAAAGATAATATAATTTTTGAGGCGAAATTACTCGCAACTATTGATGTAATTGAAGCAATGGGTTCCCATCGTCCTTATAGAGCAGCAAGAAAGGTAGAAGAGATATTAGAAGAATTAAATTCAGGGAGAGGGAAAAAATACGAACCAATAATCGTAGATAAAGTGATTGAATTGATGAAAAAAGGAGAAATAATTATTACTCCAAAGGAATAACATTTATTTCTTTCCTGCCGTTTTTTGTCAGTATAGATAATACCTCAAATTTGAAAGGAATTTTTATTTTATTTCTTTGTAAGTAATAAGTAGCAACTTTTTGTATATGGTTTATTTTTCTCTTATCAATTGCTTCTTCTGGATATCCAAAGAGAGTTGTATTCCTGGTTTTTACTTCTATAAAAACAATCTCTCCATTTTTCTTTGCAATTATGTCAATTTCACCAAACTTTGTTTTGAAATTTCTATTTAGGATTTTATATTTGTTTCTTTTTAAAAAATTTATTGCTTCTTCTTCTCCGCTTTTTCCTATTTCTATTTTATTCATTTATTTTTATTTCTTAAATAATACATTTTTGCTCTTGGGGCTAAACGATTTCTTTTTCTTGTTTTAATAACTTCTATTTTAACAACATTAGGAGAATACAGAGGAAAAACTTTTTCCACTCCCTCTCCATAAGAAATTTTTCTAACAGTAAATGTTTCTTGTGCACCACTACCTTTTCTTCCGATACATGTTCCTGTAAATATCTGTATTCTCTCTTTTTCTCCCTCTTTTATTTTATAATGTATAGAAATATCATCACCAGGCCAGAATTCAGGAATTTCTTTATTTTTTATTATTTCCTTTTCAATTTCTTCAATTTGTTTATTCATTTCTTCCTCCATAT comes from the bacterium genome and includes:
- a CDS encoding YraN family protein — encoded protein: MNKIEIGKSGEEEAINFLKRNKYKILNRNFKTKFGEIDIIAKKNGEIVFIEVKTRNTTLFGYPEEAIDKRKINHIQKVATYYLQRNKIKIPFKFEVLSILTKNGRKEINVIPLE
- the rplS gene encoding 50S ribosomal protein L19 — its product is MNKQIEEIEKEIIKNKEIPEFWPGDDISIHYKIKEGEKERIQIFTGTCIGRKGSGAQETFTVRKISYGEGVEKVFPLYSPNVVKIEVIKTRKRNRLAPRAKMYYLRNKNK